One Prunus dulcis chromosome 8, ALMONDv2, whole genome shotgun sequence DNA window includes the following coding sequences:
- the LOC117612105 gene encoding proline iminopeptidase isoform X2, with protein MFQPVVFLHGGPGGGTAPSNRKFFDPDFYRIILFDQRGAGKSTPHACLVENTTWDLISDIEKLREHLEIPEWQVFGGSWGSTLALAYSQLHPDKVTGMVLRGIFLLRKKEIDWFYEGGAASIFPDAWEPFRDLIPENERGSFVDAYGKRLNSDDREVQYAAARAWTMWEMMTAHLFPNNDNIKKGEDDKFSLAFARIENHYFVNRGFFPSDGFLLDNIDKIRHIKTTIVQGRYDVCCPMMSAWDLHKAWPEADLKVIQDAGHSANEPGIAAELVAANENLKHMKKGGQENKDKNIRE; from the exons ATGTTCCAg CCTGTAGTCTTTCTTCATGGGGGTCCAGGAGGAGGAACTGCACCAAGTAATCGCAAATTCTTTGATCCTGATTTTTACAGAATCATTCTATTTGATCAG CGAGGTGCTGGGAAAAGTACCCCACATGCTTGCTTGGTAGAAAATACCACATGGGATCTAATTAGTGACATTGAAAAGCTCAGGGAACACTTGGAAATTCCAGAATGGCAG GTTTTCGGTGGGTCATGGGGTAGTACACTTGCCCTTGCATATAGCCAACTACACCCTGATAAG GTTACTGGCATGGTTCTTAGagggatttttcttttgagaaagaaagagattgATTGGTTTTATGAGGGTGGTGCTGCTTCCATATTTCCTGACG CTTGGGAGCCATTTCGAGATCTTATTCCAGAAAATGAGAGGGGAAGTTTTGTCGATGCCTACGGGAAGAGATTAAACTCCGATGATCGGGAAGTACAA TATGCAGCTGCTAGAGCATGGACCATGTGGGAAATGATGACTGCCCATCTTTTTCCAAATAATGATAACATCAAGAAAGGAGAGGACGATAAGTTTTCATTG GCATTTGCAAGGATTGAAAATCATTACTTTGTGAACAGAGGATTTTTTCCTTCAGATGGGTTCCTGTTAGATAACATTGATAAGATAAGGCATATAAAAACTACAATCGTACag GGAAGATATGATGTTTGCTGCCCCATGATGTCAGCTTGGGATCTTCATAAAGCATGGCCAGAAGCTGATCTCAAG GTTATTCAAGATGCAGGGCATTCTGCTAATGAACCAGGAATAGCTGCAGAACTTGTGGCCGCAAATGAGAATCTGAAACACATGAAGAAAGGAGGACAGGAAAACAAAGATAAGAATATCAGAGAATAA
- the LOC117637083 gene encoding squalene monooxygenase SE1-like, giving the protein MVYQYVLGGVLVSLLGSVFFMIINSTLSGKKKAEDVSEDVNGNGFARAQPANGGCLPEIEKSTDVVIVGAGVAGAALAYTLGKEGRRVHVIERDLSEPDRIVGELLQPGGYLKLIELGLEDCANESIDAQKVFGYALYKNGNDTKLSYPLENYSSDIAGRSFHNGRFIQRMRERVATLPNVTLEQGTVTTLLEEKGIVKGVMYKNKAGEEMRSYAPLTIVCDGCFSNLRRNLCTPKVDSPSCFVGLILENCDLPHANHGHVILGDPSPILFYPISSTEIRCLVDVPGTKVPSVANGDMAKYLKTVVAPQVPPQLFKAFIAAIEKGNIRTMQNKSMPATPLPTPGALLLGDSFNMRHPLTGGGMTVALSDIVLLRDLLRPLTDLNDAPALCEYLESFYTLRKPVSSTINTLAGALYKVFCASPDPARQEMRDACFDYLSLGGICSYGPVSLLSGLNPRPMHLFLHFFAVAVYGVGRLLIPFPTPQRVWLGTRLILGASGIIFPIIKGEGVRQMFFPATIPAYYRAPPAPLENKMKAF; this is encoded by the exons ATGGTTTACCAGTATGTTCTTGGTGGGGTCTTGGTTTCTCTGCTGGGCTCTGTTTTTTTCATGATCATAAACAGTACTCTGAGCGGGAAGAAGAAGGCCGAAGATGTTTCAGAGGATGTTAATGGAAATGGGTTTGCCCGGGCGCAGCCGGCTAACGGTGGTTGCCTGCCGGAGATTGAGAAGAGTACGGACGTTGTCATTGTCGGCGCCGGAGTTGCTGGTGCTGCTCTTGCTTACACTCTTGGGAAG GAAGGACGCCGTGTACATGTGATTGAAAGAGACTTGAGTGAGCCAGACAGAATTGTTGGTGAACTATTGCAGCCTGGAGGCTATCTTAAATTGATTGAGTTGGGTCTTGAGG ATTGTGCAAATGAGTCCATTGATGCCCAGAAAGTGTTTGGTTATGCTCTTTACAAGAATGGGAATGACACCAAACTGTCTTATCCCTTGGAAAACTATTCTTCAGATATTGCCGGGAGAAGTTTCCACAACGGGCGTTTCATCCAGAGAATGCGCGAAAGAGTTGCAACTCTTCCAAA TGTGACTTTGGAACAAGGAACAGTGACAACCCTACTTGAAGAAAAGGGCATCGTCAAGGGTGTGATGTACAAGAACAAGGCTGGAGAGGAGATGAGATCATATGCTCCACTAACAATCGTATGTGATGGTTGCTTTTCAAATCTCCGCCGCAACCTCTGTACTCCAAAG GTTGATAGTCCTTCTTGCTTTGTTGGTTTGATATTGGAGAACTGTGACCTTCCTCATGCAAACCATGGACATGTGATCTTGGGAGATCCTTCACCCATCTTGTTTTACCCTATCAGTAGCACTGAGATTCGTTGTTTGGTCGATGTACCTGGCACAAAAGTACCTTCAGTAGCTAATGGTGATATGGCCAAGTACTTGAAAACTGTGGTGGCTCCTCAG GTTCCCCCTCAGCTCTTTAAGGCTTTTATAGCAGCAATTGAGAAAGGAAACATCAGAACcatgcaaaacaaaagcatGCCTGCCACTCCACTTCCCACTCCTGGTGCACTTTTATTGGGGGATTCATTCAACATGAGACATCCTTTAACCGGAGGAGGAATGACTGTGGCTCTTTCAGACATTGTCCTTCTAAGGGATCTTCTCAGACCCCTAACCGATCTCAATGATGCACCTGCTTTGTGCGAATATCTCGAATCATTCTACACACTGCGCAAG CCTGTGTCATCTACCATAAACACATTGGCCGGTGCCTTGTACAAGGTGTTTTGTGCGTCACCTGACCCAGCAAGACAAGAAATGCGAGATGCATGTTTTGACTATTTGAGCCTGGGAGGCATCTGCTCGTATGGACCTGTATCTCTGCTCTCTGGTCTTAACCCTCGTCCGATGCACTTGTTTCTCCATTTCTTTGCCGTGGCTGTCTATGGAGTCGGCCGCCTACTAATTCCATTCCCTACCCCGCAACGCGTGTGGCTCGGGACTAGATTGATCTTG GGTGCGTCAGGAATCATATTCCCCATCATTAAGGGTGAAGGAGTTCGACAAATGTTCTTCCCTGCAACAATCCCAGCATACTACAGAGCTCCTCCTGCTCCTCTAGAAAACAAGATGAAAGcattttga
- the LOC117636322 gene encoding uncharacterized protein LOC117636322, protein MEEETKCVQIDCEEGGDEFYEKIEAPKFVDFTEPDPYRPDDRYWFCMRVGCDQKHEEELDSEAVYKNFVLRVMAARSPNVRHRKTPSLKCPLTAPAKSSKPRVSRLALISSFSRKMVDVKDKARPLQKISATPNVKAKQPSSVAKALTSPRNRKPISNPDTFRSVRNPKLKNVAVPKNRVVAKALVFHSPKKAVRTKVSKEWGSPVGKMCSAMKKLEITSGKKHVLGYNKPLPLDTSRKQFRGREVKSRVFDSLHSNNCKGQEAKSMKRKNKETDLKQCCDTVTHEGINDNDSADMEVDEKSRNGTLEGFSLSGTAKSGGVNGDEQCTGTGKTSEPPLGENQVEVLSETSKGDPTSLSSSKHGDSEENDDKENAKDGNGHVEKIKSSSEKAKTVENMDKDDDKENSLASDNPENENEVFESDDKENNKASDENRDLNTNGHSKRKNLGKHGPYKNSQKVNQAQEMKKESSTSAATNAQGMKNRKPKSTNPKPFRFRTDERGMLKEATLEKKVHAPLKEITLVKLPGAKPINKQKVVQMTKNCLGQSDNENDTQGGSEKRFDRRTQLDENGKKGAKKTSKRNFERNLSLITPQNEPGLDRIQKPDKERTKSPMVQKKFVRLRGVDSTGRKALVSPKTPCQLSVIKETSWTNIRPKKAANPCSASPATNCTPSRSLSRGRRPATIPKEPHFHSIHIPKSCTGLHKENELMDAQQN, encoded by the exons ATGGAGGAAGAAACTAAGTGCGTGCAGATTGACTGCGAGGAAGGCGGGGACGAGTTCTACGAGAAGATCGAAGCgcccaagttcgtcgacttcACCGAACCCGACCCGTACCGACCCGACGACCGCTACTGGTTCTGCATGCGAGTTG GGTGTGATCAGAAGCATGAAGAAGAATTGGACTCTGAAGCAGTCTACAAAAACTTTGTTCTTCGG GTCATGGCAGCGAGAAGTCCTAATGTAAGACACAGAAAAACACCAAG TTTGAAATGCCCACTTACTGCTCCTGCAAAATCTTCCAAGCCTAGAGTATCAAGGTTGGCCCTGATTTCTTCGTTCTCTCGTAAGATGGTTGATGTCAAAGATAAAGCCAGACCTCTTCAAAAGATCAGTGCAACCCCAAATGTTAAGGCAAAGCAACCATCTTCTGTGGCCAAAGCTCTCACTAGTCCAAGGAATAGAAAACCCATCTCAAATCCAGACACATTTCGAAGTGTTAGGAACCCCAAACTGAAAAATGTTGCAGTGCCAAAGAATAGGGTGGTGGCTAAAGCTCTGGTATTTCACTCTCCAAAGAAGGCTGTAAGAACCAAAGTTTCGAAGGAATGGGGTAGTCCTGTGGGAAAAATGTGTTCAGCCATGAAGAAACTTGAGATCACCAGTGGAAAGAAACATGTATTGGGGTATAACAAGCCATTGCCTTTAGATACTTCAAGAAAACAATTCAGAGGGCGGGAAGTTAAAAGCCGGGTTTTTGATTCATTGCATTCCAACAATTGCAAGGGCCAGGAAGCCAAATCCatgaagagaaagaacaagGAAACAGACTTGAAACAGTGTTGTGATACTGTGACTCATGAAGGGATTAATGACAACGATTCCGCCGACATGGAGGttgatgaaaaatcaagaaatgGTACTCTTGAAGGGTTCTCCTTGTCAGGTACTGCTAAGAGTGGTGGAGTAAATGGTGACGAACAGTGTACCGGAACTGGAAAAACCTCAGAACCTCCACTAGGTGAGAATCAAGTTGAAGTCCTATCAGAGACCTCCAAAGGTGACCCTACCTCCTTGTCAAGTTCCAAACACGGGGATTCAGAAGAGAATGATGATAAGGAGAATGCCAAAGATGGAAATGGTCATGTGGAGAAAATAAAGTCAAGTTCAGAGAAGGCGAAAACCGTTGAAAACATGGACAAAGATGATGATAAAGAAAATTCTTTGGCCTCTGACAAcccagaaaatgaaaatgaggtATTTGAGAGTGatgataaagaaaataataaagctTCTGATGAGAACAG AGACCTGAATACTAATGGTCACTCCAAGAGGAAAAATCTGGGCAAGCATGGTCCTTATAAAAACTCACAAAAG GTCAATCAAGCTCAAGAGATGAAGAAAGAGAGCTCTACATCTGCTGCCACCAATGCTCAAGGGATGAAGAATAGGAAACCAAAGTCtacaaaccctaaaccttttaGGTTTAGAACTGAT GAAAGAGGGATGCTTAAGGAAGCAACTTTGGAGAAAAAAGTTCATGCACCTCTTAAGGAAATCACATTAGTCAAGCTCCCAGGGGCAAAGCCAATAAATAAACAGAAAGTGGTACAG ATGACTAAAAACTGCCTTGGACAAAGTGACAATGAGAATGATACCCAAGGAGGCAGTGAAAAGAGATTCGACAGAAGAACACAACTAGATGAAAAT GGAAAGAAGGGAGCTAAGAAGACTTCAAAAAGAAACTTCGAAAGAAATTTGTCTTTAATAACTCCGCAAAATGAACCTGGCCTGGACAGAATACAAAAACCAGATAAGGAAAGGACTAAATCACCAATGGTGCAGAAAAAATTTGTGAGACTCAGAGG GGTAGATTCAACTGGGAGGAAGGCATTGGTTTCCCCCAAGACACCTTGTCAACTCAGTGTAATAAAGGAAACCTCGTGGACAAATATAAGACCCAAGAAAGCAGCAAACCCCTGCAGTGCTTCTCCAGCAACCAATTGCACCCCTTCCAGGTCATTGTCAAGGGGAAGAAGGCCTGCAACTATCCCAAAAGAGCCACATTTTCACAGTATTCACATACCGAAGAGCTGCACGGGGCTGCACAAGGAAAATGAGTTAATGGATGCCCAACAAAACTAA